The following nucleotide sequence is from Mugil cephalus isolate CIBA_MC_2020 chromosome 18, CIBA_Mcephalus_1.1, whole genome shotgun sequence.
ATCAcattgtgttgatgtgttttggCTCAAATTAGCCTAATTACCATTACCCAAGGGACGGCCTCAGAGCTGTGAATGGCTGTCTTCAAGTAGGGGAGATTTAGGGGGGAAGCTTCCCTAACACAGTTAGTCCTAAATGttacttatatatataattaaaatacgATGAATGATGTAATCTTTCTCATTTCGAATCGTTCCGTCCAGTCGCCACCCAGCAGAAAGAGGCTGTAGTTCGACTAGAGGAGGGGATGATCCTCCGCTGCTTGTGCCCCTGGGAAGGGAACCTCAGCATGGTGTCCTGGACCAAAGTGCCCGACAGGAATCCAGTGGCCGTTTTCCATCCAGAGTTTGGAGTGTCATTTTCTAACCATTACAAAGAGAGAGTAGAGTTCTTGAGGACCACGCCAATGGATGGAAGCATTTCCATCAGGAACGTCACCCACCAGGATATCGGGACGTATCACTGCTCTGTGCAGACCTTCCCTCAGGGACCGTGGACCACTGACATTCAAGTGGATGATTTAGGTAAATGCCacagcgggaaaaaaaaaaaagaaactttaatgCACTGtttttggaaatgaaaatgtaaccGAGCAGCATTATTTTCTCCCCGTATTTGCTTAAACAGATGAGCCGCCGCCAGAAGAAGAGCCCGAGCCCCCGTCCCCGGAGGAGATCGTGGCCGACTCGGAGTTGGTGGCGGAGGAGAACAGCAACCTAACCGTCACGTGCAACCGTCAGCACAACGCCACGGTTCACCAGGTCATCCTGGAGAGGATGCTGCGCGACGAGCCTTGGAGTATTATCGGGGTGTGCAAGAAGGCGGATGGGGGCCTGGTGAGCGAGGACTACAGCGTCAGGGGCAGGGTCAGCTGTGCAGACAGCCTGGATGTCAGCCTGCAGCTCATCGATGTTACACAGGAAGACGGGGGTTTCTACCGCTGTACCTTTAACACGGACGTGGGAGTGCAGACCACCACTGTGCAGCTGACTGTTAGTGAATCAGGTACAGAAGCAATAGTGTGTACGTGACTGACCCTAAACCCTAATTAATACCAATAACAGGCCAATGTTTGTGATGTCAGTGTCACTTCTTAGAAGTGCCATTACCACAAGTTCCTGTGTCACTTTTTTGGAGTTCTGCTTTGACTGAGCTGTGAACAAGAGCTGTAGGTGTCTGCGTTATATCACACGGGTAAAACTGAATGCTCCCCGTTTCCTTATTTCTCTTTACAACCAGGTGGAATCAGCCTGTCTTTATACATGATGTACATTTACATCGGAGTTGGAGCCGCTGGACTTGCCATTCTCACTGCCATCATCATACTGGCAATGAGGCACAGGTACGATTTCAGCAAACTTTACATTAATACCAGCTGCGCCTTGGTTTGGGTTTCACGCTAACATCTGTGAACCGAGATGAGTTAGAATAGTGTGAATAGTGTTTGTGGTTtcgcatttagcagctaaaaaaaacatgaatatctCATCAAGATTTCACAAAAATGAATAAGCCGTTGAAATTAGAAATtgactgatatggattttttagggccgataccggttttcttttacatcagcattggctgATGGTCgatgctgctttttctccctccatttac
It contains:
- the cd226 gene encoding CD226 antigen isoform X2, whose translation is MEAVQKDYWYFVVLIFLPFLKVATQQKEAVVRLEEGMILRCLCPWEGNLSMVSWTKVPDRNPVAVFHPEFGVSFSNHYKERVEFLRTTPMDGSISIRNVTHQDIGTYHCSVQTFPQGPWTTDIQVDDLDEPPPEEEPEPPSPEEIVADSELVAEENSNLTVTCNRQHNATVHQVILERMLRDEPWSIIGVCKKADGGLVSEDYSVRGRVSCADSLDVSLQLIDVTQEDGGFYRCTFNTDVGVQTTTVQLTVSESGGISLSLYMMYIYIGVGAAGLAILTAIIILAMRHRKKNKREEYRVKLHPSHRQKWRHWQRQ
- the cd226 gene encoding CD226 antigen isoform X1 produces the protein MEAVQKDYWYFVVLIFLPFLKVATQQKEAVVRLEEGMILRCLCPWEGNLSMVSWTKVPDRNPVAVFHPEFGVSFSNHYKERVEFLRTTPMDGSISIRNVTHQDIGTYHCSVQTFPQGPWTTDIQVDDLDEPPPEEEPEPPSPEEIVADSELVAEENSNLTVTCNRQHNATVHQVILERMLRDEPWSIIGVCKKADGGLVSEDYSVRGRVSCADSLDVSLQLIDVTQEDGGFYRCTFNTDVGVQTTTVQLTVSESGGISLSLYMMYIYIGVGAAGLAILTAIIILAMRHRKKNKREEYRVKLHPSHRQPNFYENMPMCPRMSKKSRKIKTCPVYANVQTIRPPTARRLPRDK
- the cd226 gene encoding CD226 antigen isoform X3, translated to MEAVQKDYWYFVVLIFLPFLKVATQQKEAVVRLEEGMILRCLCPWEGNLSMVSWTKVPDRNPVAVFHPEFGVSFSNHYKERVEFLRTTPMDGSISIRNVTHQDIGTYHCSVQTFPQGPWTTDIQVDDLDEPPPEEEPEPPSPEEIVADSELVAEENSNLTVTCNRQHNATVHQVILERMLRDEPWSIIGVCKKADGGLVSEDYSVRGRVSCADSLDVSLQLIDVTQEDGGFYRCTFNTDVGVQTTTVQLTVSESGGISLSLYMMYIYIGVGAAGLAILTAIIILAMRHRKKNKREEYRVKLHPSHRQWRHWQRQ